The stretch of DNA GCGGCGACGCGATGCCCGCGGCGCAGATCGTTGGTCCAGACCACCGAGGCCAGGCCGTACTCGGTGTCGTTGGCGAGCGCGATCGCCTCCTCCTCGGTGTCGAAGGGCACCAGCCCGGCCACCGGCCCGAAGATCTCCTCGCGCATCACCCGCGCGTCGTTGGTCAGGCCGGCCCACAGGGTCGGCTCGATCCACGAGCCGCCCGCCAGATCGCCGCCCGGGTCGGCGACGCCGCCGCCGCACAGCACCCGCGCGCCTTCTTCGCGGGCGAGTTCGAAGTAGCTCAGGACCTTGCGGCGGTGCTTGTCGGAGATCAACGGTCCGGTCGTCGTCGCGGGGTCCGTCGGCTCACCGAGTCGGAGCTTCGCGGCGGTCTCGACCAGCCCTGCGACGATCTCGTCGAAGATCGTGCGCTGGATGTAGACGCGCTCGGTGCACAGGCATACCTGCCCGGTATTGGTGAAGATCGACTTGCTCAGCCCCGCAACGGCTTCCTCGACGTCGACGTCGTCGAACACGATGGCCGCGTTCTTGCCGCCGAGTTCCAGCGAGACCGGTCGCACTCGCGGCGCCACCGTCTTCATCACGTGGGTGCCGGTCGCCGACGAGCCGGTGAAGGTGACGGCGTCGATGTGGGGATGCTCGGTCAGGTACGCGCCCGCCGAGTCGGCGCCGAAACCGTGGACGACGTTGTAGACCCCGCGCGGCAGACCCGCCTGTTCGAGGACTTCGGCCAGCAGCGAGGCCGTGGCGGGAGTGTCCTCGCTCGGCTTGACGACGACGGAGTTGCCGCACGCCAGGGCCGGTGCCACCTTCCAGGTGAGCAGGAGGAGCGGCAGGTTCCACGGCACGATGATCGCCACCACGCCGATCGGCTTGCGGATCGCATAGTTCACGGCGCGACCACCGTCGGCGAGTTCGGTGAGGAACGACTCCTGACCGTCGGCGGCCACCATGTCGGCGAAGGCGCGGAAGTTGACCGGAGCCCGAGCGACGTCGAGACTGCGCGCCTGCGTCACCGGCTTACCCGTGTCCGCGAGTTCGGCGGCCACGAAGTCCTCGAAACGCTCCTCGATGAGGTCGGCGGCGCGGCGCAGGACTGCGACTCGGTCCGCGACCGGGCGCGTGGCCCATCCGTCGGCCAATGCTCGACGCGCGCTGGTGACGGCTCGGTCCACCAGATCGGCATCCGCCTCGTGCACCCGGGCATAGGCCCGCCCCGTCGCCGGGTCGACGGCGTCGAAGGCGTGGTCGGCGTCGGGCGCGACGAACGCGCCGTCGACGTAATTGCGAATCCACAGTGATGGCTGATCGGTCATGCATCTACTGTGACTCAACTCGCAATACCCTACAAATACCTATTCAGGTATCACTCATACCTGAATAGGCATAGTGTTTTGTCGGAAACTCCCTGTCATCGACGATCCGCACATGGCAGAGTCCACACTCGTCCCGATCGACGACAAGGAGTGAGATGACCAGGCCCGAGATCGCCCCCGAGACCAGTGCCGACTACGACGCCCGCGCCACGGTCTCCGCCGCGGAGTTCGACTCCATCATGGCCGAGTACCGCCGACGATCCGATGCCGCCGTCGCAGATCTGACCGGCGCCGCCGGGCTCGTCTACGACACTCCGAGCGGGCAGCGGCTGGACATCTGGGGCACGGGCGACGAGCCCCGACCGGTCTTCTTCGTCGTCCACGGCGGCTACTGGCGCATGCTGGCACGCGAGGACACCGCCTTCATGGCCGACGCCTTGGCCGCCGACGGCATCGCGACCGTCGCCGTCGACTACGGACTGGCGCCGTCGACATCGCTGCCCGAGATCGTGCGACAGGTCCGAACGGCACTCGCCTGGGTCTACCGCAACGGACGCGACTACGGCCTCGACGTCGACCGGATCGTGGTCGGAGGCAGTTCGGCGGGCGCCCATCTGGCGGCGATGACCATGGTTCCCGGGTGGCAGGACGCCGCGGGCGTCCCGGAGTCCACTGCGCGCGCCGGACTGCTGCTCAGCGGACTCTACGATCTGCGCCCGCTCGTTCACGCGCCGGCGAACGCGTGGCTCGGCCTGACACCGGAGTCCGCCGACGCCGTCAGCCCCGCCCGCTGCTCACCACCGGCCGCACCGGTCGTCGTCGCGATGGCCGAGAGCGAGGCCGGCGGCTTCCACCAGCAGAGCCGCGACCTGCACCGGCAGTGGTCGGGTGCGGGCACCGCGGAGCCGCTGACGGTCCCCGACCGCAATCACTTCGACGTCTTTCTCGATCTCGCGGATCCATCGAGCACCCTCTCGGACAGCCTGCGTCGCCTGATCGCGGGAACGGCCGATCCGCTCCCGAACGATTCGGAGACGTGAGGAGTCATCCGATGTCCACACCGAATTCAGAGTCCGCACCCGACGTCGGGCCGTCATCCGACTCCGACCTCGGCCCGTCGATTCCCCGACTGCTCGACGGACGGCTCAAGATCCGGCATCTGGTGCTCGTCGACGCCCTCACCCGCCAAGGCAGCGTCATCGGTGCGGCCGCCGAACTGCACGTCACCCAACCGGTCGCCACCCGCGGCCTGCGCGACATCGAGGCGATCCTCGGCGTCGAACTCTACGTTCGAGGCCCACGCGGAATCACCCCGACCATCTTCGGCACCGCCTTCACCGACCATGCGCGCGCAGTCCTGGCCCAACTCAGCCAGGCGGGCAGGCATGTCGTGGAACTGAGCAATGCCGATCGCGGCACGGTGATCGTCGGCACCCACCTGGCGGGATCGAATGTGCTTCTCCCCCAAGCCATCGCCCGTATCAAGGCCGAGCATCCGCTGCTGACCGTCATCGTCCGCGAAGGTGCGCCGTCAGCATTGCTCACCGAGTTGGAGTCCGGTCGCGTCGATGTGATCGTCGGCCGACTCACCGCTCCGAGCACCGCGGGCATCACGCGGATTCCGCTGTACGACGAGTCGGTCGAGGTCTTCGCGGGCTGCGAGCATCCGCTCGTCGCCGCGACGGAACTGGATCTCGCCGACCTGCGCGATCACCAGTGGATTCTGCCCGGGGTGGAGACCGCCCTGCGGAGCGAGTTGGAGAAGGCCTTCACCCGGCACGCCATTCCGCTTCCGGCGCAACGAGTCGAGGCGACCAGCTATCTCACGGTGCGCGAGCTGCTGCGCGCCACCGAGATGGTCGCCGTCCTGCCCAGCCTGATCGGGCGCAGCGACTCCAACCTGTGTCCATTGGCTGTCGACCTGTCGGCGATCAGCCACAGTGTCGGTCTCACCGTCGCCGCCGACCGCTCGTTCAGCCCTTCCGCCGCCGCCCTGATCGCCGCCCTGCGACACGTCGCCGAGAAGGAGCTGAGGTGACACGTCCACGGCAGTCGACGACGTGCGCGGCAGTCGGGAGTGCCGCGGGTGTCGGCGGATGCCGCGTCGTCGACGCCCGTCGACTCTCTACAGTTCGAACAGGTTCATCTTGTATGTCCGAACGGGCGGGGCGAAGCGACCGAGAACCGTCATCAGGAACCTAGACTTCGGCGACATCCGCTGCGCGACGGCGGACCCCGGAGTCGCGAACGTGCGGCTCTCGAGCAATCGAATCCCCAGTTCTTCCAACGATGCCGGATCGCGGCACGTCCACACCATGCGGGCCGAGAGCACACGGAACACCGGATTCGAGTCCTGGGTCTTCATCATCGTCGCTCCGCCGGTGTCGACCGCGAACCTCGTACCGGGGAAGCGCTTCGACAGACGTCGCAGAAGGTCGTGGACCATCGTCTCCTCGAAGTACAGGAGCACCGCCTCACTGATGAGCAGGATCGGTCCGCCTCCGACGGAGACGACGTCCCACCAGTTCTCGTCGAAGATCGATCCGGCGATCATCGTGTATCGCTCGGTGTCCTCGAAGTATCTGCGACGCAGCGCCATCGTGTCGGGGACGTCGAGGTCGAACCACCGCACCGAGCCGTTGTCGAGACGACGAAACCGGGTCGACAGTCCGCATCCCAGGTCGACGACGGTGCCGTCGGGATGCTCGCGGAGGAAGTCGCGGACGTACTCGTCGAAGATCGCGGCCCGCAGCACCGAGCCGCCGAGCGACGGTCCCCGGAACTTCTCGAAGTCGTAGTCGATCGCGGCGACGAGGTCGATCGCGGTCGAGTCGCCGAGAATGCCGTCCGCCGCCTCGGCATCCTTCGCCCGTCCGTACAGAGGGATCAGAAGCGTCTCCTGGATCTCGCCGAGGTCTACCGGATCAGCCATATCGATTCCTAACTTAGGCTTACCTAATTTAGGTCAGATCGTATTGGTTTCCACACCCGCCCGTCAAGGGACGACGAGCCTCGGACGTCACCTATCCCGTGCGCTGATCGGGAGGAGCCGAGACCTCCGGCTCCCGTTCGGCTGCCGGCGCCTCGCGCGAATCCACCGGTTCGGCGCTCGCCAGCCACCCCGGCAGACCCCTGCCCCGCCTGCTGAACAGCACGGCGACGATCGCCACCGCGGCGAACACCATCGAGGCGGCGTCGTATGGATCGGGCAACAGGGTCAGCACGAAGTACATGCCGACGCCACCGGCGAATCTGAGAGGTCGGACGAGGGCGCCCGGCAGGCGTTCACTGCGGTAGACGAGTTCGACGCAGAGGTCGCCGACCGATCGACCGGTCGCGACGATCACCAGGAACCAGACGCCGGCCGGGACGGCGGCGCCGAGCACCGACGCGAGGCCGCCGGACAGGACGGCTGCGCGGTCGTCGGACACGTACTCGAGCCACACCTGAGTGCCGACCGCGACCAGTGCGGACAGCATCGCCGCGGCGAGGACGTCACAGCCGACGCCGATCAGACGTCGCGTCTTGGTGACCGGCTGCGCGAGGTCGCGTCCGGGCAGTTTCTCCAACCCCCGCAGTCGCCTCGGAACAGCAAGCGAGAGAACAGACCCCAGCACTGCACCGGCAGTGTTGGTGACCATGTCGTCGACGTCGAAGAGACGATAGGCGCACTCGTACACACCCCACATACCGGTGAGCTGGGTGGTCTCGATGAACACGGAGACGGCGGCGCCGGTCACGAGCGCGGTCGGCAGACCACGACCGCCGAGAATCCGCACGAAGGCGCCGAGCGGGATGAACAGCAGGACGTTCAATGCCAACTGCAGGCCGGCCGGGTCGGTGAACGGGTGGCCACGATCGCGTGCCCCCTGCACGTCCCGAACCGCTTGCCACACATCGGTGTTCTTGCCGACGCAGATCAGATCGTCCGGGTCGGGCAACGGGAACAACGTGTACGTCCAGATCGCGCAGAAGTACACCAGCGCCGCGGCCCAGAGCAGCGACCTGCCCACCGTCAGACGACCGCGGCGCCGATAACTGATCGCCACGAAAGGCACGAATGCCGCGACAGCGAGCACCACGCCGAAACCGATGGCCAGTGCTCCCGAGAAGACCTCATTCCCCACGCCGACAAGACTATTCGGACTTGCGCTCGACGCGAAACGCAACAGTGCCCCGGAACTCTCGAGGAGTTCCGGGGCACTGTCAGCTCAGTGAGCGGATGTTATCAGGCGTTGCCCGACAGCTTCTCGCGCAGAGCGGCGAGCTGCTCGTCGCTGGCCAGCGAACCGCCGGTCGACGCCGCACCGGTCGAGGACGAGGCCTCGGTCGACGACGACGAAGTGGTCGACGACGAGTAGTCGGTCGGAGCGTTCTCGGCCTCGGCGGCCGCCGCGGCGAACTTCTCCATCTGAGCGGTGTGCATCTTGTGGCGACGCTCGGCCTCGGCGTAGCGGGCCTCCCACTCTTCACGCTGCTTGTCGAAGCCCTCGAGCCATTCGTTGGTCTCGGCGTCGAAGCCCTCCGGGAAGATGTAGTTGCCCTGCTCGTCGTAGCTGTCGGCCATGCCGTACTTCGAGGGATCGAACTCTTCGGTGTAGTCCTCGTTGGCCTGCTTCAGCGACAGCGAGATACGACGACGGTCGAGATCGATATCGATGACCTTCACCATCGCGTCGTCGCCGACGGAGACGACCTGGTCCGGAACCTCGACGTGGCGCTCGGCCAGCTCGGAGATGTGGACCAGACCCTCGATGCCCTCCTCGACGCGGACGAACGCACCGAACGGCACCAGCTTGGTGACCTTGCCCGGAACGATCTGACCGATCGCGTGGGTGCGGGCGAACTGACGCCACGGGTCTTCCTGCGTCGCCTTGAGCGACAGCGAGACGCGCTCGCGGTCCATGTCGACGTCGAGGACCTCCACGGTGACCTCGTCGCCCACGGTGACGACCTCGGACGGGTGGTCGATGTGCTTCCAGGACAGCTCGGAGACGTGAACCAGACCGTCGACGCCGCCGAGGTCGACGAACGCACCGAAGTTGACGATCGAGGACACGACGCCCTTGCGGACCTGGCCCTTCTGCAGCTGGTTGAGGAACTCGCTGCGGACCTCGGACTGGGTCTGCTCGAGCCATGCGCGGCGCGACAGGACCACGTTGTTGCGGTTCTTGTCGAGCTCGATGATCTTGGCCTCGACCTCCTTGCCGATGTACGGCTGGAGGTCGCGGACGCGACGCATCTCGACGAGCGAGGCGGGCAGGAAGCCGCGGAGACCGATGTCCAGGATCAGGCCGCCCTTGACGACCTCGATGACGGTGCCCTTGACGGCCTCGTCCTTCTCCTTGAGCTCCTCGATCGTGCCCCACGCGCGCTCGTACTGGGCGCGCTTCTTCGACAGGATCAGGCGGCCTTCCTTGTCCTCCTTGGTGAGGACAAGGGCTTCGACCTCGTCACCGACGGTGACGACTTCGCTCGGGTCGACGTCGTGCTTGATCGACAGCTCGCGCGAGGGGATGACACCCTCGGTCTTGTAGCCGATGTCAAGCAGAACCTCGTCGCGGTCGACCTTGACGATGGTGCCCTCGACGATGTCGCCATCGTTGAAGTACTTGATCGTGGAGTCGATGGCGGCGAGGAAGTCCTCAGCCGAGCCGATGTCATTGACGGCTACTTGCGGCGAGGTGATCGTGGGGGACGACATATGGTGAGTTGCTCCGGACAGGTAGGTAGTAGGTACGAGAATCCGATGCTGTCCACGCAGGCCAGACCCGATTTTCGTTGATTGTGTGCGCGCACGACGAACATGCGCGATTACCAGGGTACTACCCCGGCCTGGCCTGCACAAACGGAGTTCTCGCGCCTCGTCCGGGCGAGGACCGTCCCTGCCGAGGACTATAGGGATGGAATGATCGTCGGTGTGGCCCATTCCATCGAATTGCTGCTCGACGACAAGGCGGACGCCGCCGTCCGCCTGCGGTGGCGATCGCTCGACGCGCTCGGGATCCGTACGCCGGGTGCGACCGACTCGCCGACCGTCCGGCCGCACCTCACGTTGCTCGCCGGAACCGGAGTCCGCGGAGCCGACTCCGGCCTCGCGGCACTCGCGCAGCGGCTCCCGTTCCCGGTGACTCTCGGCGCCCCGGTGCTCCTGCCTGCCGGATCGCACTGGACTCTCGCACTGGGCGTGGTGCCCTCGACCGAGCTGCTGTCGGTGCATGCGACCGCGTTCCGCCTGTGCGGGGACGCGGTGACCGGGCTCGACGACCACGGCGTCCCCGGATCGTGGACGCCGCACGTCACGCTCGCGCGCCGCGTCGACGGCGACGGCGTGTCCGCCGCGGTCGCTGTACTCGGCGGTCCGATCCACGGTCGCGCCGTCGCCGTTCGTCGCTGGGACGGCGACGCGAAGTCCGAACAGGTGGTGTCCGGCCGTGAGTGCTGACTCTCCGCGTCCGCCCCGTGTGCTGGGCGACGTCGACTCGGGTACGAGCGAACGCGCCAATCGGTCCTGGTGGGATGCCGAGGCCGACGAGTACCACGACGAACACGGATCGTTCATCGGCTCGCATACGCCCGGCGGCGAGTTCGTCTGGGGACCGGAACGCCTACGCGAAGAGGACGCGGCGCTCCTCGGCGACGTCGCGGGCCGCGACGTCCTCGAAGTCGGCTGCGGTTCGGCGCCCTGCTCACGATGGCTCGCCGCCCGAGGCGCTCACGTGGTCGGCCTGGACGTGTCGGCCGGGATGCTCGCCCACGCCGTCGACTCGATGGCGCTCGACGATCGGCGCGTGCCGCTCGTGCAGGCCGGTGCCGAGCATCTGCCGTTCGCCGATGAATCGTTCGACATCGCCTGCTCGTCGTTCGGGGCGATCCCGTTCGTCGCCGACTCCGCCCGCGCCATGAACGAGGTGGCCCGCGTCCTACGACCCGGCGGCCGCTGGGTGTTCGCCACCAATCATCCGATGCGCTGGATGTTCCTGGACGATCCCGGACCGGATGGCCTGGTGGTCCGCATGTCGTACTTCGATCGGACCCCGTACAGCGAGGCCGACGACGACGGCGCCGTCACCTATGCCGAACACCACCGCACCATGGGCGACCGCATCCGCGAGATCGTCGCGGCGGGTCTGGTGCTCGACGACGTCGTCGAACCCGAATGGCCGGACGATCTCGATGCCGAGTGGGGTCAGTGGTCGCCGCTGCGCGGCTCCTACTTCCCCGGCACCGCCGTGTTCGTGACCCACAAGCCGGGGTAGGCGAGATCTCGTCGGCTCTGCGTCCGTCCCGGGCATCGACCCGATGTCGGCGACCGGCCGCCCTCACAGCAGCTTCGACAGGAACCCCTGCGTCCGTTCGTGCTGCGGATTCGACAAGACCTCGCGCGGGTCGCCCTTCTCGACGACGACGCCGCCGTCCATGAACACGAGTTGATCGGCGACCTCCCGAGCGAATCCCATCTCGTGGGTGACAACGAGCATCGTCATG from Gordonia humi encodes:
- a CDS encoding alpha/beta hydrolase, with amino-acid sequence MTRPEIAPETSADYDARATVSAAEFDSIMAEYRRRSDAAVADLTGAAGLVYDTPSGQRLDIWGTGDEPRPVFFVVHGGYWRMLAREDTAFMADALAADGIATVAVDYGLAPSTSLPEIVRQVRTALAWVYRNGRDYGLDVDRIVVGGSSAGAHLAAMTMVPGWQDAAGVPESTARAGLLLSGLYDLRPLVHAPANAWLGLTPESADAVSPARCSPPAAPVVVAMAESEAGGFHQQSRDLHRQWSGAGTAEPLTVPDRNHFDVFLDLADPSSTLSDSLRRLIAGTADPLPNDSET
- the rpsA gene encoding 30S ribosomal protein S1 produces the protein MSSPTITSPQVAVNDIGSAEDFLAAIDSTIKYFNDGDIVEGTIVKVDRDEVLLDIGYKTEGVIPSRELSIKHDVDPSEVVTVGDEVEALVLTKEDKEGRLILSKKRAQYERAWGTIEELKEKDEAVKGTVIEVVKGGLILDIGLRGFLPASLVEMRRVRDLQPYIGKEVEAKIIELDKNRNNVVLSRRAWLEQTQSEVRSEFLNQLQKGQVRKGVVSSIVNFGAFVDLGGVDGLVHVSELSWKHIDHPSEVVTVGDEVTVEVLDVDMDRERVSLSLKATQEDPWRQFARTHAIGQIVPGKVTKLVPFGAFVRVEEGIEGLVHISELAERHVEVPDQVVSVGDDAMVKVIDIDLDRRRISLSLKQANEDYTEEFDPSKYGMADSYDEQGNYIFPEGFDAETNEWLEGFDKQREEWEARYAEAERRHKMHTAQMEKFAAAAAEAENAPTDYSSSTTSSSSTEASSSTGAASTGGSLASDEQLAALREKLSGNA
- a CDS encoding methyltransferase domain-containing protein encodes the protein MSADSPRPPRVLGDVDSGTSERANRSWWDAEADEYHDEHGSFIGSHTPGGEFVWGPERLREEDAALLGDVAGRDVLEVGCGSAPCSRWLAARGAHVVGLDVSAGMLAHAVDSMALDDRRVPLVQAGAEHLPFADESFDIACSSFGAIPFVADSARAMNEVARVLRPGGRWVFATNHPMRWMFLDDPGPDGLVVRMSYFDRTPYSEADDDGAVTYAEHHRTMGDRIREIVAAGLVLDDVVEPEWPDDLDAEWGQWSPLRGSYFPGTAVFVTHKPG
- a CDS encoding LysR substrate-binding domain-containing protein — encoded protein: MSTPNSESAPDVGPSSDSDLGPSIPRLLDGRLKIRHLVLVDALTRQGSVIGAAAELHVTQPVATRGLRDIEAILGVELYVRGPRGITPTIFGTAFTDHARAVLAQLSQAGRHVVELSNADRGTVIVGTHLAGSNVLLPQAIARIKAEHPLLTVIVREGAPSALLTELESGRVDVIVGRLTAPSTAGITRIPLYDESVEVFAGCEHPLVAATELDLADLRDHQWILPGVETALRSELEKAFTRHAIPLPAQRVEATSYLTVRELLRATEMVAVLPSLIGRSDSNLCPLAVDLSAISHSVGLTVAADRSFSPSAAALIAALRHVAEKELR
- a CDS encoding 2'-5' RNA ligase family protein, which gives rise to MAHSIELLLDDKADAAVRLRWRSLDALGIRTPGATDSPTVRPHLTLLAGTGVRGADSGLAALAQRLPFPVTLGAPVLLPAGSHWTLALGVVPSTELLSVHATAFRLCGDAVTGLDDHGVPGSWTPHVTLARRVDGDGVSAAVAVLGGPIHGRAVAVRRWDGDAKSEQVVSGREC
- a CDS encoding class I SAM-dependent methyltransferase; amino-acid sequence: MADPVDLGEIQETLLIPLYGRAKDAEAADGILGDSTAIDLVAAIDYDFEKFRGPSLGGSVLRAAIFDEYVRDFLREHPDGTVVDLGCGLSTRFRRLDNGSVRWFDLDVPDTMALRRRYFEDTERYTMIAGSIFDENWWDVVSVGGGPILLISEAVLLYFEETMVHDLLRRLSKRFPGTRFAVDTGGATMMKTQDSNPVFRVLSARMVWTCRDPASLEELGIRLLESRTFATPGSAVAQRMSPKSRFLMTVLGRFAPPVRTYKMNLFEL
- a CDS encoding VanZ family protein, producing MGNEVFSGALAIGFGVVLAVAAFVPFVAISYRRRGRLTVGRSLLWAAALVYFCAIWTYTLFPLPDPDDLICVGKNTDVWQAVRDVQGARDRGHPFTDPAGLQLALNVLLFIPLGAFVRILGGRGLPTALVTGAAVSVFIETTQLTGMWGVYECAYRLFDVDDMVTNTAGAVLGSVLSLAVPRRLRGLEKLPGRDLAQPVTKTRRLIGVGCDVLAAAMLSALVAVGTQVWLEYVSDDRAAVLSGGLASVLGAAVPAGVWFLVIVATGRSVGDLCVELVYRSERLPGALVRPLRFAGGVGMYFVLTLLPDPYDAASMVFAAVAIVAVLFSRRGRGLPGWLASAEPVDSREAPAAEREPEVSAPPDQRTG
- a CDS encoding 2-hydroxymuconic semialdehyde dehydrogenase — encoded protein: MTDQPSLWIRNYVDGAFVAPDADHAFDAVDPATGRAYARVHEADADLVDRAVTSARRALADGWATRPVADRVAVLRRAADLIEERFEDFVAAELADTGKPVTQARSLDVARAPVNFRAFADMVAADGQESFLTELADGGRAVNYAIRKPIGVVAIIVPWNLPLLLLTWKVAPALACGNSVVVKPSEDTPATASLLAEVLEQAGLPRGVYNVVHGFGADSAGAYLTEHPHIDAVTFTGSSATGTHVMKTVAPRVRPVSLELGGKNAAIVFDDVDVEEAVAGLSKSIFTNTGQVCLCTERVYIQRTIFDEIVAGLVETAAKLRLGEPTDPATTTGPLISDKHRRKVLSYFELAREEGARVLCGGGVADPGGDLAGGSWIEPTLWAGLTNDARVMREEIFGPVAGLVPFDTEEEAIALANDTEYGLASVVWTNDLRRGHRVAAAMNVGLSWVNTWYLRDLRAPFGGVGLSGIGREGGQSSLHFYTEPTNVCISL